In Enoplosus armatus isolate fEnoArm2 chromosome 2, fEnoArm2.hap1, whole genome shotgun sequence, one DNA window encodes the following:
- the LOC139295663 gene encoding dnaJ homolog subfamily A member 3, mitochondrial-like, with the protein MASSAARLTTRWLAASVSSGRRSGRFLSVSSRHAGVCSATILQTHRGGIAVSLSSGTHGNVVTLRGLTGTRCPHGIACHSFHTCSKLANQQDFYGVLGVSRTATQKDIKKSYYQLAKKYHPDTNPDDPEAKEKFAKLAEAYEVLSDEVKRKQYDTYGAAGFDPNRAGAGQQQYYRAGGTSINPEELFRKIFGEFTGGMGFGDINNMFEQRPEFVMELTFSEAAKGSNKELSVNMDDACQRCDGKGSEPGTKVSRCHYCNGTGMESINTGPFMMRTACRRCGGKGSIIITPCALCRGSGQTKKRQTVTVPVPAGVEDGQTVRMSVGAREILITFRVQRSPVFRRNGVNIHSDVLISIAQAILGGTATTQGLYETISIVIPPSCQADQVIRLQGKGIRRMNSYSYGDHYVHIKIRVPKKLTRRQRSLLLTYAEEETDVQGTVNGVSPSAGGGSSTSGSGAKSTSSEEGQAKQQQQQQQQQQEEEGGFFSKLKKWFS; encoded by the exons ATGGCGTCCTCTGCTGCCCGGCTTACTACACGCTGGTTAGCAGCATCAGTTTCTTCTGGGCGTCGTAGCGGtcgttttctgtctgtctcctccagaCATGCAGGAGTTTGTTCAGCGACGATATTGCAGACGCACCGGGGAGGGATAGCGGTCAGCCTGAGCTCCGGGACACACGGAAATGTCGTGACATTGAGAGGACTGACAG GCACTAGATGTCCCCATGGCATCGCCTGCCACTCTTTTCACACCTGCAGCAAGTTGGCAAACCAGCAGGACTTCTACGGAGTCTTGGGTGTCTCGCGCACTGCTACACAGAAGGACATCAAGAAGTCTTACTACCAG tTGGCAAAGAAGTACCACCCAGACACCAACCCAGATGACCCAGAGGCCAAAGAGAAGTTTGCCAAGCTGGCTGAAGCCTATGAG GTGCTGAGTGATGAGGTGAAGAGGAAGCAGTATGACACATACGGAGCGGCAGGCTTCGACCCAAACCGTGCTGGGGCAGGCCAGCAGCAGTACTACAGGGCCGGGGGGACCAGTATAAACCCTGAGGAGCTCTTCAGGAAGATCTTTGGAGAGTTTACTGGAGGAATGGGCTTCGGAGACATCAACAACATGTTTGAACAAAGGCCCGAG TTTGTGATGGAGCTTACGTTTTCAGAGGCAGCAAAGGGCTCGAATAAGGAGCTGAGTGTGAACATGGATGACGCCTGCCAGAGGTGTGATGGAAAAGGCAGCGAGCCGGGCACCAAGGTGTCTCGGTGTCACTATTGCAACGGCACCGGCATG GAGTCAATCAACACGGGTCCTTTCATGATGCGCACCGCCTGTCGACGCTGCGGTGGGAAGGGATCAATCATAATCACGCCCTGCGCACTGTGCCGAGGTTCAGGCCAGACCAAGAAGAGGCAGACGGTCACTGTTCCTGTACCTGCAG GAGTTGAAGATGGTCAGACAGTGCGCATGTCAGTAGGGGCAAGAGAGATCCTCATAACATTCAGG GTCCAGAGAAGCCCAGTGTTCAGACGCAATGGAGTGAACATCCACTCAGATGTGTTGATCTCTATAGCTCAGGCCATCCTGGGGGGCACAGCCACGACACAGGGCCTCTATGAAACCATCAGTATAGTG ATCCCTCCCAGCTGCCAGGCTGATCAGGTGATTCGGCTGCAGGGGAAAGGCATTCGCAGGATGAACAGCTACAGCTATGGAGATCACTACGTTCACATCAAGATCAGAGTGCCAAA GAAGTTGACTCGTAGGCAGCGCTCTCTGTTGCTGACTTACGCTGAAGAGGAGACGGATGTTCAGGGGACTGTCAACGGTGTCAGTCCTTCTGCAG gagGGGGCAGCAGCACTTCAGGTTCTGGTGCAAAGTCGACCAGCTCAGAGGAGGGACAggccaagcagcagcagcagcagcagcagcagcagcaggaggaagagggaggctTCTTCTCTAAACTAAAGAAATGGTTTAGCTGA